The region GGAAGGGCTAAAGCGCGATGTGTGCCCAATGTGTGTCCTTCCCCAACACGCACACCCTCCAGTGTGTCATCTACTACATCAGATTGTTGGTCGAGTTTTGGCAGGTTATCGACCGCACGCCTCAAACGGTCCTGACTTGATGCGAGGTATATCAGCGTTTGGGGAATCTCGGCATGACCAAGCAAGTCCCTCACGGTGATCAAATCCGCGCCCTCAGTAAGTAGTGCAGTCGCATAGCACCTTCGGAGATCGTGAAATCGAAAGTTCTCCAGCTCCGCCAGACGAACGGCCGTCATAAAGCTGTGCTTGAAGGACCCAATAGAGAACACGAGATCGGATGTGCGATTGATACTCTTCAGGATGATAATAGCTTCTGCGTTGACAGGAACGATCCTAGACTTATCACCCTTGCCATGTCGGACTGTTAAGGTTCCCCCTTGTAGATCGAGATCATCCCATCGAAGAGCATGTAACTCTCCAGACCGCAGGCCACTCAGAAGAGCCAGTTTGACGAGAGGCAGGAGCAGCGGTTGAGAGCTTTGTGAACACGCATGGAGAAGACGCACTCGCTCGTCTTGCGAGAGGAACCGAACACGATGTCGTTCTCTGAAAGACTTGACCTTCCCGGCAGGATTGTCCCCTGAAAGCAAGCCCCACTGGATTGCCTTGTTGACACAGTGCCTCAGTAGTGCGAGCTCTCTGTTGCAGGTCGCCTGCATCACCCCCTCGTCAATGCGCCGCTGTCGATAGATCTCGATCTGCTCAACGGATAAACTACGCACCCGCTGGTCCCCAAGATGTTCACACAATCGCTTGGCGGAATAGGTGTCCCTGCGATAACTGGACGCGGCCTTTGCAGTCGAGGCCCAGGGCAGATACTTGTCATAGAGAAGAGAGTGAAGCGTCATTCGACCAGACCCTCTGACGCCCAAGAACGTGCCTCGCAAAACTTGCGATCGACGGTCCTCAAGAATCATTATTGCCCGCCGTTTGGAGTGCGTCTGGCAGCTCTCGCGAACTCGCCCTCGAGATGTCGCATAAGACATCCACCAGACCTTACCTCGTCGATAAAGACCTCGAACCCCGCTGTCGTTCTCACTCATGCGGACGACCTCGATGCCCCTGTCGATTGGCAGCTCGCCGACATGTATCAGAACAACATCGAGCACCGTGCTGCACCGGAAAATACTGGCCGCATTTCTCATTCTCGCACACGCCTATTCGCCGGAAGCCGCGCCAGCGGTCGAGCCAACTAGGCCTGTCATCCTTGCCCATCGCCTGAAGACCCCGCAATACGACAAGCAGTCGCCAAGACGAGCGCGGCACCGAAGGCCGATACCCTCGTTGACTAAACAACACCCTGTCGAACCACCAGCCCCCATCACGCACCTGATACGCCAGCAGGAGAAAAGGATAATGCCGATCAGTGCATAGCTTCTCGGCCGGAACTGCGTCCTTGACCGCCTCACATACAACCTTCCCGTCCCTCGTCACGTCCAACAGGCGCAATCCAGGCGAAAGATGATAGAGACTTGGGTCAATCTCTATCTGCCGCGCCGGAAGCCTGTAAGGAACTGGCAGGTGGCTTTGAATGAGGCGCTTGAGTTCCGCCCAGTTACCGCCCGGCGGAATAGGCACTCGCTCGTGAAACTCATCGGATATCTCACTGCTTTCGGGGTCGAAGAACGACTCGGCATCTACCAAAAATTCAGAGTCCTGGTCCTCGGTCGGCAGCCAGCAAACGGCCCGCCTCAGTTCCTCGTGCATGCCCCGCGTGTATATCCTTGAGCACCGAACCCAATGCTGCTTCCAGCTAGCACCCGTAGGCAGAAATCCCAGGCCGACTTGATCATACAACAGACCTTATCCCCCCCCTCGTCAAACCGCTCATAAAGCCGCTCCTAGTGCTCACAGTTGGCGACATCCCAACCCGTCGTGTCCCGGTTAAGAACCCACATTCGACAGCATCGTCTCGAGGGAAGACTATCAAGGTATGAACAGCATTTGTCAAACGGCATTGTCAATTTTCACATCTAACTAGGGAGGATACGGCTATGCAGAAAGACCTAACACAACCACGATACATGAGCGTTTCTATCGCCGCAAACTACATGTGTTTGAGCGAGAGAGCCTTACGTTGCAAGATCGCGATGAAAGATGTCCCTGTCTCGAGAATCGGCCACACCATTCGACTGGATCGGCTTAAGATCGACAAGCTGCTTGAGCAGAACGCGGTTCCAGCTGTCAAGCGAGACCGCCGGTGAGCTCAACCGATCCCAACGAAGAGTCCATCGTTGTCCAGCCGGGCCTGGTGATTGCCACCCTCGTGCCCTTACTCGACGCCGAGGGGAAGCCGATTAATCTGTTCGACTTCTTGTTGAAGGATGAGGAATGAGACAGTGCTAAATGCGCAGGATCTTGCCGACCGATTATGCTGCGAGAATCCGGCCTGTATTTGCCACAGAAAAAGTGTGCAGCGACTTACACATTGCCCCGGGCACACGGACAGCACACCCTCCCTTAGCGTTCAGGAAAAGGACGGGAAAGTGCTATTCCATTGCTTCGCAGGTTGCACTCAGGAGCAGGTTCTCGAAGCGCTCACGGCACGCGGACTTTGGGGAAAAACGTCAAGGGGTGCGCTAGGTGCGCAGATCGGCCATGCGCACACTCCGGGCCGCAATAGGAGCCAAAAAACCATAGGTGCGCAGGAGCAACCCCAAAGCTCTATAAACACACATATAAATTCGGGGTTGTCGCTAGTCCAATTGGCATCTGCCAAACGCATCCCGATCGAGAGGTTGAAAACGTGGGGTTTGTCTGAGGGCAAATACCGAGGAGCAGCTTTCGTCAAGGTCCCCTACCGCGACATCGGGGGTGTGCTTGTTGGTGTCCGTTATCGCATATCGCTTCAAGGTGATCAGTTCCGATGGCGTTCAGGCGATCATCCTCATCTCTATGGCCTCAGCAGGCTCAACGGATTCCCTGGGGACTACGTTCTCTTGGTTGAAGGCGAATCCGATTGTTGGACCGCGTGGCTACACGGCATCCCTTGCCTTGGGATACCCGGTGTGAGGACTTGGCGAGACGAGTGGGCTGCCCACCTAAAAGGCAAGCGAGTCTATCTCTGGCGCGAGCCTGATGCGGCAGGAACTACTCTTGTCAATACCATCGGTCAGTTCTTGCCTGACCTTCGGGTGATTACTGCACCGCCGGGCATCAAGGACCTATCAGCTCTTCATTTGAGCGGGCAGGACGTGAAGAAGGTTCTTGGCCAGCTCATGAAAGAGGCCACGTCGTTCGCCCAGATTAGAGAGCAACAGCAAGCTGAC is a window of bacterium DNA encoding:
- a CDS encoding site-specific integrase; translated protein: MRNAASIFRCSTVLDVVLIHVGELPIDRGIEVVRMSENDSGVRGLYRRGKVWWMSYATSRGRVRESCQTHSKRRAIMILEDRRSQVLRGTFLGVRGSGRMTLHSLLYDKYLPWASTAKAASSYRRDTYSAKRLCEHLGDQRVRSLSVEQIEIYRQRRIDEGVMQATCNRELALLRHCVNKAIQWGLLSGDNPAGKVKSFRERHRVRFLSQDERVRLLHACSQSSQPLLLPLVKLALLSGLRSGELHALRWDDLDLQGGTLTVRHGKGDKSRIVPVNAEAIIILKSINRTSDLVFSIGSFKHSFMTAVRLAELENFRFHDLRRCYATALLTEGADLITVRDLLGHAEIPQTLIYLASSQDRLRRAVDNLPKLDQQSDVVDDTLEGVRVGEGHTLGTHRALALP